Within the Dermacentor silvarum isolate Dsil-2018 chromosome 8, BIME_Dsil_1.4, whole genome shotgun sequence genome, the region GCAGCAGAATTAGTCGGCCCGTCCTGCCTAGCATCAATTTCTCTCCTTCAAAACATCAATAAGTGTTGTTGCCCTTTATACTGGAGGCGAAACGAGTATTTCACAAGTTCGGGTAGTGTACACTCGAAACGAATAGCAAATACTATTCTACATAAAATGGATCCGAAGCGCACAAACCTTGGGATACTTTTTGACCGTCTCGAGGAAGAAATTCTGGAACTCGGTGTTGGGGTCGACGTTCCAGTACTTGATCTTCCTCCGCATGAACCCCAAGTTGGCACCCGAGCCTGCGCCAACCTCGAGCACTCGAATCGCACCGTCGGCGCGCAGTTCGGGGTCGCTAGACTCGATCTCGTCCAGCGCCGCGATCGTTTCGCGTCGAGTGTCTTGGAAGTAGTCTCGCCACAGCCGGCCAGCCACGGCCATGATTCGCACAAAGAACCACTGGCGCGCTCGCAGGCtcaacagcagcagcggcagaagcAGGAGTCCGATGCAAGAGATGCACGCTACCACAAGGCAGTCGAAGACGCGGCGAAGCCTTCGCTCCATGTCGCAATGGCAACGCTCTGTGCCCGTTCACAAATGAGCTGGAGAACAGACGCACGTTTGCAGCCACGGCTACCTATGTGCGCTGAGCGAAAGAGCGAGAAAGTAGCTGTGTGCACACGTGAGCTCCGAGACTTCCACTTGTTGCGCTCGAATAGTCGGCGGTGTTGTGTGGCGGAGTCGGAAGCAGACGACCCTGCCAAAGGCGGTGCACTCGATTGATTAGAAGATGATAGGCGACGCAAGCGTAGCGGGGCAATCGAAGCCGTCTGTGCCAGTGCGGTTTGGCTTCTATCCAGGCCGAAAGTGAAATACGGGTGGCGAAGCGACCAATGTACCAAAACGCAGCC harbors:
- the LOC119461792 gene encoding thiol S-methyltransferase METTL7B isoform X2; amino-acid sequence: MERRLRRVFDCLVVACISCIGLLLLPLLLLSLRARQWFFVRIMAVAGRLWRDYFQDTRRETIAALDEIESSDPELRADGAIRVLEVGAGSGANLGFMRRKIKYWNVDPNTEFQNFFLETVKKYPKGGRLVFMEHVAQPKGSVGRILQNVLTPLWCIICCGCCLNRDSGNVIKKAGFAEVHLNETNVDMPVILTRHVYGYAVA